The proteins below are encoded in one region of Paenisporosarcina cavernae:
- the ftsA gene encoding cell division protein FtsA, whose product MNQNELYVSLDIGSSSIKVLIGEMTNETLHVIGVGNVKSNGIRKGAIVDIDATVQSIKKAIDQAERMIGMSINEVVLGIPAGQALLQPVKGVVAVNSETREITDEDLDRVMDSAQVMSIPPERELISIIPKQFVVDHLEEIKDPRGMIGVRLEMDGTMMTTSKTILHNVLRCVEKAGLKVREIYLQPLASGYFALSEDEKDHGTAFIDIGGGSTSIGIFREGQLVHTSVLPVGGDHITKDLSIVLKTPTEHAEKIKHQFGHAFFDDASDDELFEVPVIGADTKEQYSQRYISEIIGVRLEELFELILEEFYRMGIQDLPGGIVLSGGTAKLDGILQLARHILQTRVRLYTPEYIGVREPQYATAVGLIRYAQLEDAFYGRVSGNAALVAYKKTDNVTPVQTAKPKKQKVAVAASEDKEGMVDRAKKFFDKFFE is encoded by the coding sequence TTGAACCAAAACGAATTATACGTTTCCCTTGATATAGGTTCTTCGTCTATCAAAGTTCTTATTGGAGAAATGACAAACGAAACCTTACATGTTATCGGAGTCGGAAATGTCAAATCGAATGGAATCCGAAAAGGCGCAATAGTAGATATTGATGCTACTGTTCAGTCGATCAAGAAAGCAATTGACCAGGCAGAGAGAATGATCGGCATGTCAATTAATGAAGTAGTTCTTGGAATTCCAGCAGGACAAGCACTTTTGCAACCAGTGAAAGGTGTTGTCGCAGTTAATAGTGAAACGAGAGAAATTACCGATGAAGACCTTGATCGCGTGATGGATTCAGCACAAGTAATGTCCATTCCACCTGAACGAGAGCTTATCAGTATTATACCGAAGCAATTTGTTGTGGACCATTTAGAAGAAATTAAAGATCCACGTGGCATGATTGGCGTTCGTTTAGAGATGGACGGCACCATGATGACCACTTCCAAAACAATCCTACATAACGTATTACGATGCGTAGAAAAAGCAGGGTTGAAAGTACGTGAAATTTACCTGCAACCACTTGCATCAGGGTATTTTGCATTGTCGGAAGATGAAAAAGATCATGGCACAGCGTTTATCGATATTGGTGGCGGTTCTACTTCCATTGGTATTTTCCGTGAAGGACAATTAGTGCATACATCCGTTTTACCAGTTGGTGGAGATCATATCACCAAAGACTTGTCCATCGTCTTAAAAACTCCGACGGAACATGCAGAAAAGATCAAACATCAATTTGGACATGCATTTTTTGATGATGCTTCTGACGATGAACTTTTCGAAGTTCCAGTTATTGGAGCAGACACGAAAGAACAATACAGCCAGCGATATATTTCTGAAATCATTGGCGTTCGTTTAGAAGAATTGTTCGAGTTAATCTTAGAAGAATTTTATCGTATGGGCATTCAAGATTTACCTGGTGGCATTGTCTTATCAGGTGGAACAGCAAAACTAGATGGCATTTTACAATTAGCTCGTCACATTTTACAAACGAGAGTTCGATTGTATACACCAGAATATATTGGTGTGCGTGAGCCTCAATATGCTACTGCAGTCGGACTTATTCGATACGCACAGCTAGAGGATGCGTTTTACGGTCGAGTTAGCGGAAACGCAGCTCTAGTAGCTTATAAGAAGACGGATAATGTAACGCCGGTCCAAACAGCTAAACCGAAGAAACAAAAAGTTGCAGTTGCAGCTTCTGAAGACAAAGAAGGCATGGTAGATCGAGCGAAAAAGTTTTTTGACAAATTTTTCGAATAA
- the ftsZ gene encoding cell division protein FtsZ, which yields MLEFDTNVDQLAVIKVIGVGGGGNNAVNRMIEHGVKGVEFIAVNTDAQALNLSKAEVRLQIGAKLTRGLGAGANPEVGKKAAEESREQIEEALRGADMVFVTAGMGGGTGTGAAPVIAGIAKDLGALTVGVVTRPFTFEGRKRSTQAVGGITAMKEAVDTLIVIPNDRLLEIVDKNTPMLEAFREADNVLRQGVQGISDLIAVPGLINLDFADVKTIMSNKGSALMGIGVSSGENRAAEAAKKAISSPLLETSIDGAKGVLMNITGGSNLSLFEVQEAADIVASASDEDVNMIFGSVINDNLKDEIIVTVIATGFNEEQLTSRPTRSGGFGAGRQTAAPAQPQQPVREQRREEAPTYNEQPRQTSQQHGAEDTLDIPTFLRNRQKR from the coding sequence ATGTTGGAATTCGATACAAATGTAGACCAACTTGCTGTCATCAAAGTAATTGGCGTTGGCGGCGGTGGTAATAACGCAGTAAATCGTATGATTGAACATGGTGTGAAAGGCGTAGAATTTATCGCTGTAAACACAGATGCGCAAGCACTTAATTTATCCAAAGCAGAAGTTCGCTTACAAATCGGAGCAAAATTGACACGTGGTCTTGGGGCTGGAGCAAATCCTGAGGTAGGGAAAAAAGCTGCAGAGGAAAGTCGCGAGCAAATTGAAGAAGCTCTACGTGGAGCAGATATGGTATTCGTCACTGCTGGTATGGGTGGCGGAACAGGAACTGGAGCAGCGCCTGTCATCGCTGGAATTGCAAAAGATTTAGGCGCACTAACAGTGGGCGTTGTCACTCGTCCATTTACATTTGAAGGACGCAAACGTTCCACACAAGCAGTAGGCGGAATCACAGCAATGAAAGAAGCGGTAGATACACTAATCGTTATTCCAAACGATCGCTTACTTGAAATTGTCGACAAAAACACGCCAATGTTAGAAGCGTTCCGTGAAGCCGATAACGTTCTTCGTCAAGGTGTTCAAGGTATTTCTGACTTAATCGCTGTACCTGGTTTAATTAACTTAGACTTTGCTGACGTAAAAACAATCATGTCGAACAAAGGCTCAGCATTAATGGGAATCGGTGTTTCTTCCGGTGAGAATCGTGCAGCTGAAGCAGCGAAGAAAGCAATCTCAAGTCCATTACTTGAAACATCCATCGATGGAGCAAAAGGTGTTCTTATGAACATCACGGGTGGTTCTAATTTAAGTCTATTCGAAGTACAAGAAGCGGCTGATATCGTGGCTTCTGCTTCAGACGAAGATGTTAACATGATTTTCGGTTCCGTCATTAATGATAATTTAAAAGATGAAATTATCGTTACTGTCATTGCAACTGGATTTAACGAAGAGCAACTAACTTCACGACCAACTCGTTCAGGAGGCTTCGGTGCTGGACGCCAAACAGCAGCACCAGCACAGCCGCAACAACCAGTTCGTGAGCAACGCCGTGAAGAAGCTCCAACATATAATGAACAACCTCGTCAAACATCACAACAACACGGTGCAGAAGACACATTGGATATTCCAACATTCCTACGCAACCGTCAAAAACGATAA
- a CDS encoding sigma-E processing peptidase SpoIIGA — MYAEWIIAANTWMSIMLFQFINRMGKFSCRFSKIVLLSFLGGIVVVFLPFTIWSSLGILFFQMIILFGKKIALLKKSFFYAFLGAVIAAGFLTFLHQLNSSIFKFVSIDFLFVGIVLLFISYYFVKQWLDLQSKSFIHLMSFQHNGTQSTCRAFIDSGNHAREPISGAPIHFMTKKIATSFLSNELLSYLETLDGKEFPTYDTLLPAYRKLVKAVPLQTVSSQTFWATAIKIPAMTFTENGTPLSTSYVVVVEDGTHFPHQVDLLLHASAILDAPSQQGNTHTSLQSLQGGIG; from the coding sequence ATGTACGCAGAATGGATCATCGCAGCGAATACATGGATGAGTATCATGCTCTTTCAGTTTATTAATCGAATGGGGAAATTTTCATGTCGGTTTTCTAAAATTGTTCTGTTGTCTTTTTTAGGTGGAATCGTCGTAGTGTTTTTACCTTTTACGATTTGGAGCAGTTTAGGCATTCTTTTTTTTCAAATGATTATATTATTTGGAAAGAAAATCGCTCTTTTGAAGAAGTCGTTTTTTTATGCGTTTCTTGGTGCAGTTATTGCAGCTGGTTTTTTAACATTCCTCCACCAATTAAATTCTTCTATTTTTAAATTTGTTTCCATCGACTTTTTATTTGTTGGAATCGTGCTCTTATTTATATCGTATTATTTCGTGAAACAATGGCTTGATCTACAATCTAAGTCGTTTATTCATCTTATGAGCTTTCAACACAATGGCACGCAATCGACATGTCGAGCTTTTATTGATAGTGGGAATCATGCACGAGAACCTATTTCAGGTGCACCCATTCATTTTATGACAAAGAAAATTGCTACGTCCTTTCTATCAAATGAGTTGCTTTCCTATTTGGAAACACTGGACGGAAAGGAGTTTCCGACATACGACACACTTCTTCCGGCATATCGCAAACTAGTCAAAGCAGTTCCTTTGCAGACGGTTTCTTCTCAAACGTTTTGGGCGACTGCAATTAAAATTCCCGCTATGACGTTTACTGAGAACGGTACTCCCCTCTCCACTAGTTACGTGGTTGTGGTAGAGGATGGAACTCACTTTCCACATCAAGTAGATTTGCTCCTTCATGCAAGTGCAATTCTAGATGCACCTAGTCAGCAAGGTAACACCCATACATCACTACAATCACTTCAAGGAGGAATAGGATGA
- the sigE gene encoding RNA polymerase sporulation sigma factor SigE, which yields MRTWWRKIYQWILHFRKKGTFYIGGHDALPTPMNREEEAATILAFQDGSDAARDTLIERNLRLVVYIARRFENTATPMEDLISIGSIGLIKAIETFNLDKNIKLATYASRCIENEILMHLRKTSKLKGEVSFDEPLNSDADGNELLLSDILGTDEHIITENVEKKLEKQSMVEAISTLDEREKYIMECRFGLNGKEEMTQKEVADLLGISQSYISRIEKKIIVDLRAELNHSAM from the coding sequence ATGAGAACATGGTGGCGTAAAATTTATCAGTGGATACTTCATTTCCGCAAAAAAGGAACGTTTTATATCGGTGGTCACGATGCACTTCCAACACCGATGAATCGTGAAGAGGAAGCAGCAACGATCCTTGCTTTTCAAGATGGCAGTGATGCTGCGAGGGATACGTTAATCGAGCGAAATCTGCGATTAGTTGTGTATATTGCTCGACGTTTTGAGAACACTGCAACACCTATGGAAGATTTAATCAGTATCGGATCTATCGGTCTAATTAAAGCGATTGAAACATTTAATTTAGACAAAAATATTAAGTTAGCAACTTATGCCTCTAGATGTATTGAGAATGAAATACTCATGCATTTACGAAAAACGAGCAAGTTAAAAGGAGAAGTGTCATTTGATGAACCGTTAAACTCCGATGCAGATGGTAATGAATTATTACTTTCAGACATTCTTGGAACGGATGAACATATTATTACCGAAAATGTGGAAAAAAAACTCGAAAAACAATCGATGGTAGAAGCTATTTCCACGCTGGATGAACGTGAAAAATATATTATGGAATGTCGGTTCGGATTAAACGGTAAAGAGGAAATGACACAAAAAGAAGTGGCTGATTTACTTGGTATTTCTCAATCGTATATTTCACGAATTGAAAAAAAAATAATTGTCGATTTGCGAGCAGAATTAAATCATTCTGCTATGTAA